In the Xiphophorus hellerii strain 12219 unplaced genomic scaffold, Xiphophorus_hellerii-4.1 PGA_scaffold_78__1_contigs__length_500000, whole genome shotgun sequence genome, one interval contains:
- the LOC116716665 gene encoding NAD kinase-like isoform X1, producing the protein MDGGSEVRLEAPTFCCSTCEGAPITGRRSAQRMKARSLSTSSATYSEHRRTQWLHGPSPVTTFGPKACMLQNPHAVMHIQDPASQRLTWNKPPKSVLVIKKIRDASLLQPFKELCTFLTEVKDLMVYVEKKVLDDPAISGDEVFAAITKKFCTFREDLDDISNRVDFIICLGGDGTLLYASSLFQESVPPVMAFHLGSLGFLTPFKFDTYQSQVTQIIEGNAAIVLRSRLQVRVLKENWEKKDTVDEKGIILTNKDLETSRKAMQYQVLNEVVVDRGPSSYLSNVDLFLDGHLITTVQGDGLIVSTPTGSTAYAVAAGASMIHPNVPAIMITPICPHSLSFRPIVVPAGVELQIKLSPDARNTAWVSFDGRKRQEICHGDSITITTSCFPVPSICFRDPVNDWFESLATCLHWNVRKKQNYLSSEDEEF; encoded by the exons ATGGACGGTGGATCAGAGGTGCGACTGGAGGCCCCCACCTTCTGCTGCTCCACCTGTGAGGGAGCACCAATCACAGGTCGCCGCTCCGCTCAACGCATGAAGGCCCGCAGTCTGAGCACCTCCTCAGCCACTTACTCAGAACACAG GAGGACTCAGTGGCTTCATGGACCGAGTCCTGTCACCACATTTGGCCCGAAGGCATGCATGCTCCAGAATCCACATGCTGTGAT GCATATTCAGGATCCCGCCAGCCAGAGACTGACGTGGAACAAGCCTCCGAAAAGTGTCCTTGTCATCAAGAAGATCCGAGATGCCAGCCTGCTTCAGCCTTTCAAGGAGCTCTGCACGTTCCTCACCGAG GTGAAGGACCTGATGGTTTACGTGGAGAAGAAGGTCCTGGATGATCCGGCCATTTCAGGCGACGAAGTTTTCGCCGCCATCACTAAGAAATTTTGCACTTTCAGAGAAG ATCTGGACGATATCTCCAATCGGGTGGACTTCATCATCTGTCTCGGTGGAGATGGAACGTTGCTGTACGCGTCTTCGCTTTTCCAG GAGAGCGTCCCCCCCGTCATGGCCTTCCACCTGGGCTCCCTGGGCTTCCTGACGCCGTTCAAGTTCGATACGTATCAGTCTCAGGTCACGCAGATCATCGAAG GAAACGCCGCCATCGTGCTGCGAAGTCGCCTGCAGGTGCGAGTGCTCAAGGAGAACTGGGAGAAGAAGGACACGGTGGACGAGAAGGGCATCATCCTGACCAATAAGGACCTGGAGACCAGCCGCAAAGCCATGCAGTATCAG gTTCTTAACGAGGTGGTGGTGGACAGAGGACCCTCCTCCTACCTGTCCAACGTGGACCTCTTCCTGGACGGACACCTGATCACCACGGTGCAGGGAGACG GTTTGATCGTTTCCACGCCGACGGGCAGCACGGCGTACGCGGTGGCCGCCGGAGCCTCCATGATCCACCCCAACGTCCCGGCCATCATGATCACCCCCATCTGTCCTCACTCCCTCTCCTTCAGACCCATCGTGGTGCCTGCTGGAGTGGAGCTCCAG ATAAAGCTGTCCCCTGATGCCAGGAACACGGCCTGGGTGTCGTTCGACGGCAGGAAGAGACAGGAGATCTGCCACGGAGACAG TATCACCATCACCACTTCCTGCTTCCCCGTTCCCTCCATCTGCTTCCGAGACCCGGTGAACGACTGGTTCGAGAGCCTGGCCACGTGTTTACACTGGAACGTGAGGAAGAAGCAGAACTACCTCAGCTCGGAGGACGAAGAGTTCTGA
- the LOC116716665 gene encoding NAD kinase-like isoform X2 — protein sequence MKFNQSVTEETQGSHSENKVWKWHIQDPASQRLTWNKPPKSVLVIKKIRDASLLQPFKELCTFLTEVKDLMVYVEKKVLDDPAISGDEVFAAITKKFCTFREDLDDISNRVDFIICLGGDGTLLYASSLFQESVPPVMAFHLGSLGFLTPFKFDTYQSQVTQIIEGNAAIVLRSRLQVRVLKENWEKKDTVDEKGIILTNKDLETSRKAMQYQVLNEVVVDRGPSSYLSNVDLFLDGHLITTVQGDGLIVSTPTGSTAYAVAAGASMIHPNVPAIMITPICPHSLSFRPIVVPAGVELQIKLSPDARNTAWVSFDGRKRQEICHGDSITITTSCFPVPSICFRDPVNDWFESLATCLHWNVRKKQNYLSSEDEEF from the exons aTGAAGTTTAACCAGTCTGTAACAGAGGAGACACAGGGGAGCCACAGCGAGAACAAAGTCTGGAAATG GCATATTCAGGATCCCGCCAGCCAGAGACTGACGTGGAACAAGCCTCCGAAAAGTGTCCTTGTCATCAAGAAGATCCGAGATGCCAGCCTGCTTCAGCCTTTCAAGGAGCTCTGCACGTTCCTCACCGAG GTGAAGGACCTGATGGTTTACGTGGAGAAGAAGGTCCTGGATGATCCGGCCATTTCAGGCGACGAAGTTTTCGCCGCCATCACTAAGAAATTTTGCACTTTCAGAGAAG ATCTGGACGATATCTCCAATCGGGTGGACTTCATCATCTGTCTCGGTGGAGATGGAACGTTGCTGTACGCGTCTTCGCTTTTCCAG GAGAGCGTCCCCCCCGTCATGGCCTTCCACCTGGGCTCCCTGGGCTTCCTGACGCCGTTCAAGTTCGATACGTATCAGTCTCAGGTCACGCAGATCATCGAAG GAAACGCCGCCATCGTGCTGCGAAGTCGCCTGCAGGTGCGAGTGCTCAAGGAGAACTGGGAGAAGAAGGACACGGTGGACGAGAAGGGCATCATCCTGACCAATAAGGACCTGGAGACCAGCCGCAAAGCCATGCAGTATCAG gTTCTTAACGAGGTGGTGGTGGACAGAGGACCCTCCTCCTACCTGTCCAACGTGGACCTCTTCCTGGACGGACACCTGATCACCACGGTGCAGGGAGACG GTTTGATCGTTTCCACGCCGACGGGCAGCACGGCGTACGCGGTGGCCGCCGGAGCCTCCATGATCCACCCCAACGTCCCGGCCATCATGATCACCCCCATCTGTCCTCACTCCCTCTCCTTCAGACCCATCGTGGTGCCTGCTGGAGTGGAGCTCCAG ATAAAGCTGTCCCCTGATGCCAGGAACACGGCCTGGGTGTCGTTCGACGGCAGGAAGAGACAGGAGATCTGCCACGGAGACAG TATCACCATCACCACTTCCTGCTTCCCCGTTCCCTCCATCTGCTTCCGAGACCCGGTGAACGACTGGTTCGAGAGCCTGGCCACGTGTTTACACTGGAACGTGAGGAAGAAGCAGAACTACCTCAGCTCGGAGGACGAAGAGTTCTGA
- the LOC116716666 gene encoding uncharacterized protein LOC116716666: MDETRPLLANQQHQSPDLLSPNLRPRHQSLIPTPCGPIKSWSELSALVKTYFCFTVVSLLALLSLTVSSIYKQHKDTDVADEDNFTVSLIQLVGILFCIYYISRGVLQENRQELVAFVLSVLVVMIRSVVNFSVVGSKGKQEVLARFVCIMCLGVIHVLCTTVLIQRPNMMAFRVGGALESMQEQYFLLNLCFSMVTFDLQAQLCLCILITTSASAMSAANTIILGVGVFWAFVTAVVGAVAVLKEAKVLVWVFMVQNLPEVAFFIYLLYSVIEKWFHDQTYTLEAATVTGALISLLIKGVLLWGLIRLVQSFGQGLRERMFTSS; this comes from the exons ATGGACGAAACGAG GCCGTTGTTGGCCAACCAGCAGCACCAGAGCCCAGATCTTTTGTCTCCGAACCTGAGGCCGAGACACCAGAGTCTGATTCCTACGCCATGTGGACCG ATAAAGTCGTGGTCGGAGCTGTCCGCCCTGGTGAAGACCTACTTCTGCTTCACCGTCGTGTCCCTGCTGGCGCTGCTCAGCCTCACCGTGTCCAGCATCTACAAGCAGCACAAGGACACGGATGTTGCCGACGAGGACAACTTCACGGTGTCCCTCATCCAGCTGGTCGGGATAT TGTTCTGCATCTACTACATCAGCCGTGGCGTGCTGCAGGAGAACCGACAGGAGCTGGTGGCGTTTGTGCTCAGCGTGCTGGTGGTCATGATCCGATCGGTGGTCAACTTCTCCGTGGTGGGCTCTAAGGGCAAACAGGAGGTGCTG GCTCGCTTCGTGTGCATCATGTGCCTGGGGGTCATACACGTGCTCTGCACCACGGTGCTCATCCAAAGGCCCAACATGATGGCGTTCCGTGTGGGCGGGGCTCTGGAGAGCATGCAGGAGCAGTACTTCCTCCTCAACCTCTGTTTCTCCatggtgacctttgacctgcaggcTCAG CTGTGTCTGTGCATCCTGATCACGACGTCGGCCTCCGCCATGTCCGCTGCCAACACCATCATCCTGGGAGTCGGAGTGTTCTGGGCTTTCGTCACCGCCGTCGTCGGAGCTGTTGCG gttttgaaGGAAGCCAAGGTCCTGGTTTGGGTCTTCATGGTGCAGAACCTTCCTGAAGTGGCCTTCTTCATTTACCTGTTGTACTCG GTGATAGAGAAGTGGTTCCACGACCAGACGTACACCCTGGAGGCGGCCACCGTCACCGGAGCATTGATTTCGCTGCTGATCAAAGGCGTCTTGTTGTGGGGCCTCATCAGGCTGGTGCAGAGCTTCGGACAGGGCCTCAGAGAGAGAA TGTTTACATCCAGCTAG